The Clostridioides sp. ES-S-0010-02 genome window below encodes:
- the pepF gene encoding oligoendopeptidase F — protein sequence MNRKLCKAIIPLFISIFCMLIISIKADQGYQKNNDRAITVMNNDTEDDAEKKQEIDYEKTCWNLQSLFKSDDQWKKELKSFNKDTKELKNYIGKVTKSPTHLSFALDIKEKLDIRLNKLSAYVKLKQDTNKNSYKYLDMSDSMGKSYGDYMGICSDLELEILKLSNRDYKKIISNKNINRKYGVYLRDIRRNKVHYLDDKSEDILSKVSSISSLPSQVYELFRNMDRKTNLTPAQYASELESPDRENRKKAYQDELITYNDNINTIAGLITGQVKKNIFYSQERGYESSLEMYLESDNVDEKVYNNLIRTVNSNMDSLHKYIDLRKKVLKLDKVHSYDMSVPIVKAVDSNINYEKAQSIVYSALSPLGKEYNDVVYKAFNEKWIDVYSHENKVSGGYCLSVYENHPYILLNYNNSLGSVSTLSHELGHAVYEYLSSKNQNYFNSSPSIFTHEVASTTNEALLYEMLIRESKSNGEKAYYITQYLDLIKDTLYTQTMYAEFEKTIHELVEKGKSVNALVLNDVWGQLLKKYYGQNYELDQLSKVGWARIPHFYNSFYVYKYATGCSAGVSFAQDILKNGSDNYINFLKKGSSDYPIDLLKGSGINLTNTKPIENTIKKFDSLVAELEKLL from the coding sequence ATGAATAGGAAATTGTGCAAAGCAATAATACCTTTATTTATCTCTATTTTTTGCATGTTAATAATAAGTATAAAAGCTGACCAAGGATATCAAAAAAATAATGATAGAGCAATTACTGTCATGAATAATGATACTGAAGATGATGCTGAAAAAAAACAAGAAATAGATTATGAAAAAACATGTTGGAATTTACAGTCTCTATTTAAAAGTGATGACCAATGGAAAAAAGAACTTAAGAGTTTTAATAAAGATACAAAAGAACTTAAAAATTACATAGGTAAAGTTACAAAGTCACCAACGCATTTGTCTTTTGCGTTAGATATCAAAGAGAAACTTGATATAAGATTAAATAAACTTTCTGCTTATGTAAAATTAAAACAAGATACTAATAAAAATTCATATAAATATTTAGATATGAGTGATAGTATGGGTAAATCTTATGGAGACTATATGGGGATTTGCTCAGATTTAGAGTTAGAGATATTAAAATTATCAAATAGAGATTATAAGAAGATTATTTCAAATAAAAATATAAATAGAAAATATGGTGTGTATTTAAGAGATATAAGAAGAAATAAAGTACATTATTTGGACGATAAATCAGAAGATATTCTAAGTAAAGTGTCTTCAATAAGTAGTCTTCCAAGTCAAGTGTATGAGTTATTTAGAAATATGGATAGAAAAACTAATTTGACACCAGCTCAATATGCAAGTGAACTGGAATCGCCAGATAGAGAAAATAGAAAAAAAGCTTATCAAGATGAACTCATTACTTATAATGATAATATAAATACAATTGCGGGCTTGATTACTGGCCAAGTTAAAAAGAATATATTTTATTCTCAAGAAAGAGGTTATGAGTCGTCTTTAGAAATGTATTTAGAATCTGATAATGTAGATGAAAAAGTATACAATAATTTAATAAGAACTGTAAACAGTAATATGGATAGTTTACACAAATATATAGATTTAAGAAAAAAAGTCTTAAAGTTGGATAAGGTTCATTCATATGATATGTCTGTACCTATAGTTAAGGCTGTTGATAGTAATATTAACTATGAAAAAGCTCAGAGTATAGTATATTCAGCATTATCACCTTTGGGAAAAGAATACAATGATGTAGTATACAAAGCGTTTAATGAAAAATGGATAGATGTTTATTCACATGAAAATAAAGTGAGTGGTGGATATTGCCTATCTGTCTATGAAAATCATCCATATATACTTTTAAATTATAATAATTCGCTAGGCTCAGTTTCAACTTTATCACATGAGTTAGGTCATGCTGTATATGAATATCTAAGTTCTAAGAACCAAAATTATTTTAATTCAAGTCCATCTATATTTACTCATGAAGTTGCGTCTACTACTAATGAGGCATTACTTTATGAGATGCTTATAAGAGAATCTAAAAGTAATGGTGAGAAAGCTTATTATATAACACAATATCTAGATTTAATAAAGGATACTCTTTATACACAAACTATGTATGCTGAATTTGAAAAAACTATACATGAATTAGTAGAAAAAGGAAAAAGTGTAAATGCATTAGTGTTAAATGATGTTTGGGGACAACTTCTCAAGAAGTATTATGGGCAAAACTATGAATTAGACCAATTATCTAAGGTCGGATGGGCAAGAATCCCACATTTTTATAATAGTTTTTATGTCTATAAATATGCTACAGGCTGTAGTGCAGGAGTCAGTTTCGCCCAAGATATACTAAAAAATGGCTCAGATAATTATATAAATTTTCTTAAAAAAGGAAGCTCAGATTATCCAATAGACTTATTAAAAGGAAGTGGGATAAATTTAACTAATACAAAACCTATAGAAAATACAATCAAAAAATTTGACAGCTTAGTAGCAGAACTTGAAAAGCTATTATAA
- the galU gene encoding UTP--glucose-1-phosphate uridylyltransferase GalU, with protein MQVKVKKAVIPAAGLGTRFLPATKAQPKEMLPIVDKPTLQYIIEEAVASGIEEILIITGRNKKSIEDHFDKSVELELDLEKKGKKELLEIVQNISNMINIHYIRQKEPKGLGDAIYCARHFIGDEPFAVMLGDDIVDNDVPCLKQLTDAYEEYRTTILGVQKVNPEDTNKYGIIEAKNIEGRVYKVKDMVEKPESGKAPSNIAILGRYIITPEIFDILKDLPPGKGGEVQLTDALKVLSKKEAMYAYNFEGKRYDVGDKLGFLEATVDFALKKEDLKEDFIKYLRHVCNEFDKDDNVLYNSTNEGIDSDKICEIKELEVQK; from the coding sequence ATGCAAGTTAAAGTTAAGAAAGCTGTAATACCAGCAGCAGGTTTAGGCACTAGATTTTTGCCAGCTACAAAGGCACAGCCAAAAGAAATGTTACCAATAGTTGATAAGCCAACACTACAATACATAATAGAAGAGGCTGTAGCTTCAGGAATAGAGGAAATATTAATAATAACAGGTAGAAATAAAAAATCTATTGAAGACCATTTTGATAAATCTGTAGAATTAGAACTTGACTTAGAAAAAAAAGGTAAAAAAGAGTTATTAGAAATAGTACAAAACATATCTAATATGATTAATATACATTATATAAGACAGAAAGAACCAAAAGGACTGGGAGATGCGATTTATTGTGCTAGACATTTTATAGGTGATGAGCCTTTTGCTGTAATGTTAGGAGATGACATTGTAGACAATGATGTACCTTGTTTAAAACAATTAACAGACGCATATGAAGAGTATAGAACTACAATATTAGGTGTGCAAAAAGTGAATCCAGAAGATACTAATAAATATGGTATAATAGAAGCTAAAAATATAGAGGGTAGGGTTTATAAAGTAAAAGATATGGTGGAAAAACCAGAATCAGGGAAGGCACCTTCAAATATAGCTATTTTAGGTAGGTATATAATAACTCCTGAGATATTTGACATCCTCAAGGATTTACCACCAGGCAAAGGTGGAGAAGTACAACTTACAGATGCTTTAAAAGTATTATCTAAAAAGGAAGCCATGTATGCATATAACTTTGAGGGTAAGAGATATGATGTAGGTGATAAATTAGGATTTTTAGAAGCGACTGTCGATTTTGCTCTAAAGAAAGAAGACCTTAAGGAAGATTTTATTAAATATCTAAGACATGTCTGTAATGAATTTGATAAAGATGACAATGTGTTATACAATAGTACAAATGAAGGAATAGATTCAGATAAGATTTGCGAGATTAAAGAACTCGAAGTTCAAAAATAA
- the rho gene encoding transcription termination factor Rho, with amino-acid sequence MRRIFLILDDKVLEGLGSKTLVELREIAKELKIKSITTYKKNELIEIINSKSKNEVKTSDIKVSEEIKDKNENIKEDIKNRKENIESESIEKEVEYKSPAKSYNKKDMDNQNISQSQDNRNQKNDYNKTSNTNDYNKASNTCNRMVRNNNKNYYMPKQVDESKIVDEFNTSKEDEVVGVLEILPDGFGFLRGSNYLSTEGDVYVSPSQIRRFNMKTGDKIKGITRHPKSGEKFRALLYVQKINDENPDTAIQRNAFETLTPIFPEERLTLETNRNEIATRIIDLISPIGKGQRGLIVAPPKAGKTVLLKSVANSIAKNHPNVELIVLLIDERPEEVTDMKESIEGDVIYSTFDQVSSHHVKVAEMVLNRAQRLVEHGKDVVILLDSITRLARAYNLTISPTGRTLSGGIDPGALHGPKKFFGAARNIRQGGSLTILGTALVETGSRMDDVIFEEFKGTGNMELHLDRKLAEKRIFPAIDIYKSGTRRDDLLLDDEEKTALWRLRREMSNNSVMEITDKVIELIKRTKDNKEFVKSIKSL; translated from the coding sequence ATGAGGAGGATTTTTTTGATTTTAGATGATAAAGTATTAGAAGGATTGGGTAGTAAAACATTAGTTGAACTACGAGAAATAGCAAAAGAATTAAAAATAAAATCAATTACTACATATAAGAAAAATGAGCTAATTGAGATTATAAATTCTAAGAGCAAGAACGAAGTAAAAACAAGTGATATTAAAGTGAGTGAAGAAATTAAAGATAAAAATGAAAATATAAAAGAAGACATAAAAAATAGAAAAGAAAATATAGAGAGCGAAAGCATAGAAAAAGAAGTTGAATATAAGAGCCCTGCCAAATCATATAACAAAAAAGATATGGATAATCAAAATATTTCCCAAAGCCAAGATAACAGAAACCAAAAAAATGATTATAATAAGACATCAAATACAAATGATTACAATAAGGCGTCAAATACATGTAATAGAATGGTCAGAAATAATAATAAAAACTATTATATGCCTAAACAAGTTGATGAATCTAAGATAGTAGATGAATTTAACACATCAAAGGAAGATGAAGTGGTCGGTGTACTTGAGATTTTACCAGATGGATTTGGTTTTTTAAGAGGCTCAAATTATTTATCTACTGAAGGCGATGTATATGTTTCGCCATCTCAAATAAGAAGATTTAATATGAAAACAGGAGATAAGATTAAGGGTATAACTAGACATCCAAAAAGTGGAGAAAAGTTTAGAGCACTTTTATATGTTCAAAAGATAAATGATGAAAATCCTGATACAGCTATACAAAGAAATGCATTTGAGACATTGACACCAATATTTCCAGAAGAACGACTTACACTGGAAACAAATAGAAATGAGATAGCCACAAGAATTATAGATTTAATTTCTCCTATAGGTAAAGGACAAAGAGGATTGATAGTCGCACCTCCAAAAGCTGGGAAAACAGTTCTTTTAAAAAGTGTCGCAAACAGTATAGCTAAAAACCATCCAAATGTTGAACTTATAGTACTTCTTATAGATGAAAGACCAGAGGAAGTTACTGATATGAAGGAATCTATTGAAGGAGATGTTATATATTCTACTTTTGACCAAGTATCAAGTCATCATGTTAAGGTTGCAGAAATGGTATTAAATAGAGCTCAAAGACTAGTTGAACACGGTAAAGATGTAGTAATATTACTAGACAGTATAACTAGACTTGCAAGAGCATATAACCTTACAATATCTCCTACAGGTAGAACTTTATCTGGAGGTATTGACCCTGGGGCACTTCATGGACCTAAAAAATTCTTTGGAGCTGCTAGAAATATAAGACAAGGTGGTTCCCTGACAATACTAGGAACAGCATTAGTTGAAACTGGTTCTAGAATGGATGATGTAATTTTCGAGGAATTTAAAGGTACAGGAAATATGGAATTACATTTAGATAGAAAATTAGCTGAAAAAAGGATATTCCCTGCAATTGATATTTATAAGTCTGGGACAAGAAGAGATGACCTATTGCTTGATGATGAAGAAAAAACAGCTCTTTGGAGATTAAGAAGAGAAATGAGTAATAATTCAGTGATGGAAATCACAGATAAAGTCATTGAACTTATAAAAAGAACCAAAGACAATAAAGAATTTGTAAAATCGATAAAGAGTTTGTAA
- the rpmE gene encoding 50S ribosomal protein L31, translating to MQKEIQPKYNPVEVRCACGNTFVAGSTKDEIKVEICSECHPFYTGKQKNIEKGGRIDKFKKRFKMD from the coding sequence ATGCAAAAGGAAATACAACCAAAATATAATCCAGTTGAAGTGCGTTGTGCTTGTGGGAACACATTTGTTGCTGGTTCAACTAAGGACGAAATAAAAGTTGAAATATGTTCAGAGTGCCATCCATTCTATACAGGAAAACAAAAGAACATAGAAAAAGGTGGAAGAATCGACAAATTCAAAAAAAGATTCAAAATGGACTAA
- a CDS encoding DUF1385 domain-containing protein: MGKQSVGGQAVIEGVMMQSKDKRAVAVRKSDGEIALKEDRIKSWVRDKNIDKIPFIRGSFVMIDTMIQGIKSLNFSSEFFMEEAEEDKFDLFMKKIFKDKANDILIVFSLVIAMILSAGLFIFIPTLVGGAFSKVIPSDFMLNLIEGIIRIVILFAYIVLISRSKDIERVFQYHGAEHKSIYCYENNLELTVENARKFKRLHPRCGTNFLFIVMAVSIILFAFFGWPNPILRIFMRIICVPIVAGLSYEVIRILGKYDNGFTKIIAYPGMMLQYFTTKEPDDEQLEVALEALKAVVD, from the coding sequence ATGGGAAAGCAATCTGTAGGTGGTCAAGCTGTTATTGAAGGCGTAATGATGCAATCAAAAGATAAAAGAGCTGTAGCTGTTAGAAAAAGTGACGGAGAAATAGCCTTAAAAGAAGATAGAATAAAAAGTTGGGTAAGAGATAAGAATATAGACAAGATACCTTTTATTAGAGGTTCTTTTGTTATGATAGATACAATGATTCAAGGAATAAAGAGCTTGAACTTTTCTTCAGAGTTTTTTATGGAAGAAGCTGAAGAGGACAAATTTGACTTATTTATGAAGAAGATTTTTAAAGATAAGGCAAATGATATACTTATAGTATTTTCCTTGGTTATAGCCATGATACTTTCAGCTGGTTTATTTATTTTTATACCTACACTAGTAGGAGGGGCTTTTTCTAAGGTAATACCTAGTGATTTTATGCTCAATTTAATAGAAGGTATTATAAGGATAGTTATATTATTTGCATATATAGTATTGATTTCTAGAAGTAAGGATATAGAAAGAGTATTTCAATATCATGGCGCAGAGCATAAATCCATATATTGTTATGAAAATAATTTGGAACTTACAGTAGAAAACGCTAGAAAATTTAAAAGACTTCACCCTAGATGTGGTACAAATTTTTTGTTTATAGTTATGGCTGTATCAATAATACTATTTGCATTTTTTGGTTGGCCAAATCCAATACTTAGGATATTTATGAGAATCATATGCGTTCCTATAGTAGCAGGATTATCTTATGAAGTAATTAGAATTCTTGGAAAATACGACAATGGATTTACTAAGATTATTGCATATCCAGGTATGATGTTGCAATACTTTACGACTAAAGAGCCTGATGATGAGCAGTTAGAAGTAGCTTTAGAAGCATTAAAGGCAGTAGTAGATTAA
- the prmC gene encoding peptide chain release factor N(5)-glutamine methyltransferase, with protein sequence MTIKDIIIKYSEEFKGISDTPRLDTELLLQKALGDVDRLYIHLNLSKELTEEQKTEFIGFAEERINGRPIAYIVENREFMGLDFFVKEGVLIPRPDTETLVEEIIEICKGRKNVSILDIGTGSGAITVSLAKYIENSKLMSFDISETALEIGKKNAIINEVDEKIEYIKSDLFTVLNNSDIKFDIIVSNPPYIKKQDIETLHTQVKDYEPYNALEGGEDGLDFYRKITEQGKKYLNQCGILAYEVGHNQAEDVINIMKSNGYKKIYTKKDIQGIDRVVIGYNI encoded by the coding sequence ATGACGATAAAAGATATAATTATTAAATATTCAGAGGAATTTAAAGGTATAAGTGATACTCCAAGACTAGATACAGAATTATTGTTACAAAAAGCATTAGGTGACGTTGATAGATTGTATATTCACTTAAATCTAAGTAAAGAATTAACTGAAGAACAGAAAACAGAATTTATAGGTTTTGCAGAAGAAAGAATAAATGGAAGACCAATAGCATATATAGTTGAAAATAGGGAGTTTATGGGACTAGATTTCTTTGTTAAGGAAGGAGTATTAATCCCAAGACCAGATACAGAAACTTTGGTAGAAGAAATAATTGAAATATGTAAAGGTAGAAAGAATGTAAGCATACTAGATATAGGTACTGGTTCAGGTGCGATTACAGTTAGCTTAGCAAAATATATTGAAAATTCTAAATTGATGTCTTTTGATATATCAGAAACAGCCTTAGAAATAGGAAAGAAAAATGCTATTATAAATGAAGTTGATGAAAAAATAGAGTACATTAAATCAGATTTATTTACAGTATTGAATAATAGTGATATAAAATTTGATATTATAGTTTCAAATCCACCATATATAAAAAAACAAGACATAGAAACACTACACACACAAGTTAAAGATTATGAGCCATATAATGCACTTGAGGGTGGAGAAGATGGATTGGATTTTTATAGAAAAATAACAGAGCAAGGTAAGAAATATTTAAATCAATGTGGAATATTAGCATATGAAGTTGGTCACAATCAAGCTGAAGATGTAATTAATATTATGAAAAGTAATGGATATAAAAAAATATATACAAAGAAGGATATACAAGGCATTGATAGAGTTGTTATAGGATACAATATATGA
- the prfA gene encoding peptide chain release factor 1 produces the protein MLKKLEVLEDTYKDLSEKIGDPDVINDQKVWQKYIKEHADLEPIVMKYREYKSVLDSIKESKEILQEESDEELRELAKMELSEMEEKVAPIEEEIKILLLPKDPNDDKNVIVEIRGGAGGDEAALFAGDLFRMYSRYAERRRWKIELLSASDTGVGGYKEVSFMIKGKGAYSRLKYESGVHRVQRIPSTESGGRIHTSTSTVAVLPEVEDVEVDINPNDLRIDVFRSSGNGGQSVNTTDSAVRVTHIPTGEVVSCQDGKSQLKNKEQALKILKARLYDKALAEQHKDIAAERKSQVGTGDRSERIRTYNFPQGRISDHRINLTLYKLDAFLDGDIDEMIDALITVDQTEKMTAI, from the coding sequence ATGTTAAAAAAATTAGAGGTATTGGAAGATACATATAAAGACTTAAGTGAAAAAATAGGTGATCCTGATGTAATAAATGATCAAAAAGTTTGGCAAAAGTATATAAAAGAACATGCTGACTTAGAGCCTATTGTTATGAAATACAGAGAGTACAAAAGCGTTTTAGATAGCATAAAGGAATCAAAAGAAATTTTACAAGAAGAGTCAGATGAAGAGTTAAGAGAATTAGCTAAAATGGAACTATCTGAAATGGAAGAAAAAGTAGCTCCAATAGAAGAAGAAATAAAAATACTACTATTACCTAAAGACCCTAATGATGACAAGAACGTTATAGTTGAAATTAGAGGTGGAGCTGGAGGAGATGAAGCAGCTCTATTTGCAGGTGATTTATTTAGAATGTATTCGAGATATGCTGAGAGAAGAAGATGGAAAATAGAATTATTAAGTGCTAGTGATACTGGAGTGGGTGGATATAAAGAAGTATCTTTTATGATAAAAGGTAAAGGAGCTTACTCAAGATTAAAGTATGAATCTGGAGTTCATAGAGTTCAAAGGATACCATCAACTGAATCTGGTGGAAGAATACACACATCAACTTCTACTGTTGCAGTATTACCAGAGGTTGAAGATGTAGAAGTTGACATAAATCCAAATGATTTAAGAATAGACGTTTTCCGTTCTTCAGGTAATGGAGGGCAAAGTGTCAATACTACTGACTCTGCTGTTAGGGTAACACACATACCTACAGGTGAAGTAGTATCTTGTCAAGATGGAAAATCACAATTAAAAAATAAAGAGCAAGCTTTAAAAATATTAAAAGCGAGACTTTACGATAAAGCATTGGCAGAACAACACAAAGATATAGCAGCAGAAAGAAAAAGCCAAGTCGGAACTGGTGACAGATCAGAAAGAATAAGAACATATAATTTCCCTCAAGGTAGAATAAGTGACCATAGAATAAATTTAACTTTATATAAGCTAGATGCATTCTTAGATGGGGATATAGATGAAATGATAGACGCTTTAATTACTGTTGACCAAACAGAAAAAATGACTGCAATATAA
- a CDS encoding ZIP family metal transporter: MILKVTIIGLLAGVIGTGLGGVISAIFKREVDKYLNFFMGLSGGIMLAVVVFDLMKESMDKMGVINTVIFTFVGALITMYIKTRLDVSGSMASGYLIFISILLHNLPEGLAIGSSFMSTESLGITLAIVIGLHNIPEGLAMALGLICNKMRMSKVILFTIIAGLPMGLGSFLGVYFGGVFTSLIGVFLATAGGTMMYVVLEEIFPHSKSVYCIVGFLLGTIIVNYI, from the coding sequence ATGATACTAAAAGTAACAATAATTGGACTTTTGGCAGGTGTTATAGGGACAGGATTAGGAGGAGTTATATCAGCTATCTTCAAAAGAGAAGTTGATAAATACCTAAATTTCTTTATGGGATTGTCTGGCGGAATAATGTTGGCTGTAGTAGTATTTGATTTGATGAAAGAATCCATGGATAAAATGGGAGTAATCAATACAGTTATATTTACATTTGTTGGAGCTCTCATAACTATGTACATAAAAACAAGATTGGATGTATCTGGAAGTATGGCATCTGGATATCTTATATTCATAAGTATATTACTACATAATTTACCAGAAGGATTGGCTATTGGTTCTTCTTTTATGTCAACAGAAAGCTTAGGTATCACTCTTGCTATAGTAATAGGTCTACATAACATACCAGAAGGATTAGCTATGGCATTGGGTCTGATATGTAATAAAATGAGGATGAGTAAAGTTATTTTATTTACAATAATAGCTGGATTGCCTATGGGTCTAGGAAGTTTTTTAGGTGTTTATTTTGGAGGAGTGTTTACTTCTCTTATAGGTGTATTTCTTGCTACAGCAGGAGGTACAATGATGTATGTTGTATTGGAAGAAATTTTTCCGCATTCAAAAAGTGTGTATTGTATAGTTGGTTTTTTGTTAGGTACAATAATTGTAAACTATATCTAA
- a CDS encoding low molecular weight protein arginine phosphatase has translation MNILIVCTGNTCRSPMAEVILKKAIEESGKNIEEYCISSAGISTANGMDASNNSIEALKELGIDLSNHKSRVITKDLLDKSDIILTMTKSHKEILVQAVPKCKEKVYTFKGFANQDESDISDPFGGSLDTYRDTMKEIIYSVNQIVKNI, from the coding sequence ATGAATATACTTATTGTATGTACAGGAAATACTTGTAGAAGTCCTATGGCTGAAGTTATATTAAAGAAAGCTATTGAGGAGTCTGGAAAAAATATTGAAGAATATTGCATATCCTCAGCAGGTATATCTACAGCAAATGGTATGGATGCTTCTAATAATTCTATAGAAGCTTTAAAAGAGCTTGGAATAGATTTATCAAATCATAAAAGTAGAGTAATTACTAAGGATTTATTAGATAAATCAGATATCATACTAACAATGACTAAATCTCATAAAGAAATTTTAGTCCAAGCAGTTCCAAAATGCAAAGAAAAAGTGTATACTTTTAAAGGGTTCGCAAATCAGGATGAGTCAGATATATCTGACCCATTTGGTGGAAGCTTGGATACTTATAGAGATACTATGAAAGAAATAATATATTCTGTCAACCAAATAGTAAAAAATATATAA
- the rpiB gene encoding ribose 5-phosphate isomerase B, translating to MKIGLGCDHGGYNLKKEIINYLEGKGIECVDYGTKNATDSVDYPAYGEIVANAVIDKDVDYGILCCGTGIGISLAANKVPGIRCAVVSDVFSAKMSKAHNDANMLSLGERVLGKGLALEIVEAWISTDFEGDRHARRVNMIKSIEEKHNK from the coding sequence ATGAAAATAGGATTAGGCTGTGACCATGGAGGATATAATTTAAAAAAAGAAATAATAAACTATTTAGAAGGAAAAGGGATTGAATGTGTAGATTATGGAACTAAGAATGCTACAGATTCTGTTGATTATCCTGCGTATGGAGAAATAGTTGCAAATGCAGTTATAGATAAAGATGTAGATTATGGAATATTATGCTGTGGTACAGGGATAGGAATATCTTTAGCTGCCAATAAAGTTCCTGGAATAAGATGTGCAGTTGTATCAGATGTATTTTCTGCAAAAATGTCAAAAGCACACAATGATGCAAATATGTTGTCATTAGGTGAAAGAGTTTTAGGTAAAGGTTTAGCACTTGAAATAGTTGAGGCTTGGATTAGTACAGATTTTGAAGGTGATAGACATGCTAGAAGAGTAAATATGATTAAATCAATAGAAGAAAAACACAATAAATAA
- the upp gene encoding uracil phosphoribosyltransferase gives MSKVVETNHPLIQHKLTLMRDKNTGSKDFRELLTEIAMLMGYEITKDIPLKDVEIETPIQKTSSKVVAGKKLAIIPILRAGLGMVDGLVSLMPAAKVGHVGLYRDPETLKPVEYYCKLPQDIGERDIIVVDPMLATGGSAVAAIDLLKSKGAKSIKLANLVAAPEGIQEVQKYHDDVDIYVASIDEKLNEHGYIIPGLGDAGDRLFGTK, from the coding sequence ATGAGCAAAGTGGTAGAGACAAACCATCCATTAATACAACATAAACTAACTTTAATGAGAGATAAAAATACTGGTTCTAAAGATTTCAGAGAACTTTTAACTGAAATTGCAATGCTAATGGGATACGAAATAACAAAAGATATACCATTAAAAGATGTAGAAATAGAGACTCCTATTCAAAAAACATCATCTAAAGTTGTTGCAGGTAAAAAACTAGCTATAATTCCAATTTTAAGAGCAGGGCTTGGAATGGTAGATGGTTTAGTAAGTTTAATGCCTGCAGCAAAAGTTGGTCATGTAGGATTATATAGAGACCCAGAAACATTAAAACCAGTTGAATATTATTGTAAACTTCCTCAAGACATAGGAGAAAGAGATATAATAGTAGTTGACCCTATGCTTGCTACAGGAGGTTCTGCTGTTGCAGCAATAGATTTACTTAAATCTAAAGGAGCTAAAAGTATAAAATTAGCTAATTTAGTAGCTGCACCTGAAGGAATACAAGAAGTACAAAAATATCATGATGATGTTGATATATATGTTGCATCAATTGATGAGAAATTAAATGAACATGGATATATAATTCCTGGTCTTGGTGATGCAGGAGACAGATTATTTGGAACTAAATAA
- a CDS encoding EF2563 family selenium-dependent molybdenum hydroxylase system protein, with protein MKKCIVVRGAGDLATAVIHKLHNSGFKVVALEIEEPLAIRRQVSFCEAVYEKEVTIEGIKCKLCKNKDEIEKTLSQDKVALIVDPKGEKLSEINPVVLIDGILAKKNLGTTKDMAPLTIALGPGFCAGEDVDVVIETMRGHNLGRIITSGRAEKNTGIPGAIKGISKERVIHSEHSGIMENVCKIGDIVEKGDLLCYINDYGQKYEVRATISGVLRGLLKEGAKVNKNLKILDIDPRKEEVKNAFTISDKARCIAGGVLEAILKNGIYPIN; from the coding sequence ATGAAAAAATGTATAGTAGTAAGAGGAGCTGGAGATTTAGCAACAGCAGTTATACATAAGTTACACAATAGTGGTTTTAAAGTGGTTGCATTAGAAATAGAAGAGCCTTTAGCAATAAGAAGACAGGTCTCTTTTTGTGAGGCTGTATATGAAAAGGAAGTTACTATTGAAGGTATAAAGTGTAAACTTTGTAAAAATAAAGACGAAATCGAAAAAACGTTATCTCAAGATAAAGTAGCACTTATTGTAGACCCAAAAGGAGAAAAACTATCTGAGATAAATCCAGTTGTTTTGATTGATGGAATATTAGCCAAAAAAAATTTGGGTACAACTAAGGATATGGCTCCACTTACAATAGCTTTAGGACCTGGATTTTGTGCAGGAGAAGATGTTGATGTGGTCATAGAGACAATGAGAGGTCATAATCTAGGAAGAATAATAACCAGTGGTAGAGCTGAAAAAAATACAGGAATACCAGGTGCAATAAAAGGGATTTCTAAAGAAAGAGTAATACACTCAGAACATAGCGGAATAATGGAAAATGTATGTAAGATAGGCGATATAGTTGAAAAGGGTGATTTACTTTGTTATATTAATGATTATGGACAAAAATATGAAGTTAGAGCAACAATATCTGGAGTTCTTAGAGGATTACTAAAAGAGGGAGCAAAAGTAAATAAAAATTTAAAAATATTAGACATAGACCCTAGAAAAGAGGAAGTTAAGAATGCTTTTACCATATCAGATAAAGCTAGATGTATAGCTGGAGGGGTTTTAGAAGCCATATTAAAAAATGGAATCTATCCAATAAATTAA